The genomic DNA GATGAAGCTGGGCCGCCGGCCCTTGCGCGTGTCCCCGTAGAGCGTGAACTGACTCACCACGATGAGCTGGCGCGAGGTGTCCTCCAGGGACAGGTTCATCTTGCCCGCCGCGTCCTCGAAGATGCGCAGCGTGGCGAGCTTCTCCGCCATCCACGCCACGTCCGCCTCGCCATCGCCCTGGCCCACCCCCAGCAGCACCAGCAGCCCCGGCCCCATCTGGCTCACCCGCTCGCCCTCCACCGTGACGGAGGCCTCGAGCACCCGCTGCACCACTGCCTTCATCGTGCGTCCCTCCCCGTGGGCCCGGCAGCCTACTCCGGCCCGGGGTTGGGCCCCGTCCATTCGCCATGGCCGGGGAGTGTGGCTTCTCCTCACTCCCAGCCTACCCTGGGCGTATCAATCCAGCGGGGGCGGATGACTCGCCCCGGGGACTGCCGTAAAGTGAACGGACGAGATGACTGCTCCGGCGCCCGAGTCCCCATGGGGGGGAGTTCCCTGGTCGCGAGGGAAGTGGGCCCGTGCCCGAGCAGTCCGTGCCCATCTACATGGACTCTGATTTCGACGACAAGACGAGGGTGCGTTCCGGGCCCTGGGAGGTTCCCTCGGAGACGGACGACGTGGCGTCCGAGTGGGATGCCCGCACCGTCCAGCGCGATCCGCTGGTGGGCCAGCGCATCGGTGAGTATCTGGTGCGCCGGCGCATCGGCGCCGGAGGCATGGGGGTCGTCTACGAGGGCGAGCACCCGGTCATCGGCCGCAAGGTCGCCATCAAGATCATCCGCCAGGACACCTCGGAGGAGGTGCGCGCGCGCGACCTCGCGTCCGAGGCGCGCGCGGTGAGCACCATCCGTCACCGCGGCATCATCGACATCTTCGGCTTCGGC from Melittangium boletus DSM 14713 includes the following:
- the dtd gene encoding D-aminoacyl-tRNA deacylase; the encoded protein is MKAVVQRVLEASVTVEGERVSQMGPGLLVLLGVGQGDGEADVAWMAEKLATLRIFEDAAGKMNLSLEDTSRQLIVVSQFTLYGDTRKGRRPSFIEAMEPVAAKALYERVCEALRARGLTVGTGVFAADMKVALVNDGPVTLLVESPPKATPPAPR